TGTATAGCCTGCGCACGGCTTGAGATGTGGTGCGTGTTTGTGGTGATGCGGTTGATTGGAGCGATCTGGTTTGGTTTCCTTCAGCACAACCTCGTTTTTCTTTTATATCTTGGTTGGCTTGTCTTAATAAGCTAACTACTCGGGCTTCTCTTGCACAATGGGGTTTGACTGTTGATATTTCATGTGTTTTATGCGATAGTGGCGTTGATTCTGTGCAAcatattttgttttgttgccCCTATTCGGCTACAGTTTGGAAGGAGGTTCTCCATATTAATGGCTTCTCTAGAGATCCATTTGGTTCCTGGGATGCAGAATTAGCTTGGTTAGTAGTCCACTTCAAAGGCTCCTCATTACCAGCTTTGGTTCGGAAGTTTAGTTTTACAGCAGTTATTTACAGATTGTGGCAGAAGCGAAATGCCAGAATCTTTAAACAATGCTGTAATCCCCCAGCTGCGGTTTTGCATCGTGTTCTTTCGGATACCAGAGATACTTTTGAGAGTTGCAGGAAGCAGGTGCCTGACACTGCTCAAACCCGATCCTTCTTTGCTCGATGGGGTTTCTATGTTCCTCTCTCTCACCCTACAGTAACCTTTCATTCCTGGATTCCCCCACCGTCTGGTTGGGTTGCCCTCAATTGTGATGGGTTGGTGAAGGATGGTAGAGGCGGATATGGGGCACTTGGTAGAAATCATCTGGGCTCTCCTTTGTTTGCGATTGCAGGTGGGTGCAATAGTGTGTGCATATTGAGGATGGAGTTAGAGGCTATTAGATGTGGACTCAGCAAGGCCAAGTCTTTACATCTGCCGAGCGTACAGGTGCGATCTGATTCTAAAGTTGCTGTCCAGATGGTAGTTGGGACCTTCCATATTTCATGGGATGTACGTTGGCTTATTGAGGAGATTTGGCAGTTGCGGGATTCTTTTGTTGGTTGTGTATTTGCTCACAATGTGTATGAGGTTTCGCTTTCTATTGACTCATTCTCTCGGTACTTTCTATCTTGTTACAGAATGATGCTAGAGGGAAGAAATATCAAAGGATGTAATGTATCTTATTATGGTAATTTATAATACATAAGTTCCcttctaaccaaaaaaaaaaaaaaaattggttactATCACTATATCCGTGCCTCATATCGCTCGGTATCCTTtgtaataaaatagaaatttaagATTATCTTGGGAAGGACTTGTACCCTTCCAAATATCAAGGAAGGACTATTGATCGATcaacctataaatacccctctcTTCACCCCCTTTCACTTCCATTCATCCGATTTTGTTATTCCccgttcttttttctttgttcggtttcttcttcatttccttcCATTTTCCTGTGAAAATGAGAGTCATCGTCGAACAGCCTGAACTTGGTAAgattttctctccctttcttctgaTTCTAATCGTTCTTATGTTACAAGAAAGGCTTTGTGggtttttgaatcttttgataaTGAGAATGGCTATTTCTTTCAGGAAATCAAGGACAGGATAAAAATATTCATAAAGAGACTAACGAGTTGATTCTTGATGGTGGATTCGTGGTCCCTGAATCCAACACATTTGGCCAAACCTTCAGGTCTTTTTCTTGAAAATTCTTGACCTATCTTTTCCATCGAGAACTTCAATTTCTGAAATGGGATTCAATTTCCCAAACATTGTGTACCCTTTGTTAAGAGCAGATTTCTTGTCTCAAAGGGTCATGGTACCTGAAACTCTGTATTGGGCCGATTCCACACACACGAAAAAAAACCCTTTGTTTGACTGTATCccccgataccgatacgatactgatacttagacCAACACGTGACTAAAAACTAGTCCTATTCAaatattttgagtttttaactGATGAGAAAAGTTTATGTGAAATGTGGTCAACACAGATTATGATGCAGAGAGTGAAAGGAAAAAGTCTGTTGAAGAATTTTACAATCAGAATCACATCAACCAAACATTTGATTTTGTAAGCCCATTTCATATGAATCTGTCTTAACAGCTTTTGAAATTGGAAGCATAGctttgattttgatgattcccttatttttttgatCAATTCAGGTCAAGAGGATGAGGGAAGAGTATGGAAAACTGAACAGAGTAGAGATGAGCATTTGGGAATGCTGTGAACTTCTCAATGAGTTTATCGATGAAAGTGATCCTGATTTGGATGAACCTCAAATTGAACACTTGCTTCAGAATGCTGACGCAATCAGGAAAGACTATCCTAATGAAGATTGGCTTCATTTGACTGGTCTTATCCATGGTATATTACACAAAtaacccttctctctctctcactctctctctctctctctctctctctctctctctctcatgcaaaTAATAATCTAATAATGTTTATGGATTTCAGATCTTGGGAAGGTCCTTCTTCACCATAGCTTTGGAGAACTACCCCAATGGGCTGTTGTGGGTGAGAATCAAATCCTTTCATGAAGAAATCActgttttcttcatttattgTTTGAATTGCTCACAATATTCATATTACAGGTGATACATTCCCTGTTGGGTGTGCTTTTGATGAGTCAATTGTTCATCATAAGGTATAAATCTCACCTACTTCAATTCTGCAGAATTGACTAGATGTTGTTACAAGCAAATCACTAACTtgaatttatttataattaattaattgtttttGTTACAGTATTTTAAGGAAAACCCTGATTACTACAACACAAAATACAAtactgatacatccaagattcaccgaaccagtcagcggctgccacgtgtcacaaagcgacccgctccagaaccaaggagaaccaaccgggggtcccacccgggcgcggcctgcacccaagcgcggcctcaccccggcgcggcctctcacccaggcgtggtctcacacccaggcgcggcctacacccaggtgaggcctcacccaggtgcggcctcacccaggcgctgcctgcactcaggcgcggcctgcactcaggcgcggcctcactcaggcgcggcctcacctaggcgtggtcTCACACGCAGGAGCGGCCTcgcccaggcgcggcctcacccaagcgcggcctcacccaggcgcggcctctcacccaggcgtggtctcacacccaggcgcggcatcgtggaggcagacgtgatgtacacggacaccgaggctgctcgtctatgacccaatcgtgtcactgcagacttatgccaccaccaggactctgggctaacgcttagaagtcacgtcacccagatggattcaagcaccaatgacgttatcaccacacgcgagtatctattcgcgaaggatcttgataccaccaggacactccctcccgctgggagatggccaatcagaatagagccctgctacccagggcctctatccactcaacggcacactcgccatcaaactgggactctctatatcatcatactccactataaaaggaaaggtacaccaccctcatAGAGGACAtctgaactcatattgaattctacattcatctgtttgctcaggagatctaactttggcatcggagagccctaggccggaaccacaccggttctctctgttgaccccttggtcctcttgcaggtgacggcactggCAGGACCACTCggtgatttcttgacgcaacagattggcaccgtctgtgggaacgacgctagccattacatctactagctcgcttccatattcattcaatggcacgaaggaagactaccaccaccaacaacgtaGCGAGGAATGGATCaacacccccagagtgctctcatcgcagagccaatgaccagaaCCATGTCCctttggaggaagagatcccccttaatgaccagtttgtggtcgacgagcccaacaatgacgaggtagacgatgtggtggtggaggtgatacctgaccccaatgcaccagcaactgggggtcagatcaacgacctgcagcgatagatcctcgatgaacaacgactctttcgagcggggggagccttcctagcatcccaggagaacaagagacctcccACCACGGTTAGAGtgtgggaggacaccaacacctagggcgagggtgcctagcccggagagatcggtccggaggtctgtgttcgacggtcAACTtaaagaaggtcacataccacgatgaaatcggac
The nucleotide sequence above comes from Telopea speciosissima isolate NSW1024214 ecotype Mountain lineage chromosome 3, Tspe_v1, whole genome shotgun sequence. Encoded proteins:
- the LOC122656306 gene encoding inositol oxygenase 1-like — its product is MREEYGKLNRVEMSIWECCELLNEFIDESDPDLDEPQIEHLLQNADAIRKDYPNEDWLHLTGLIHDLGKVLLHHSFGELPQWAVVGDTFPVGCAFDESIVHHKYFKENPDYYNTKYNTKCGIYTEGCGLNNVMMSWGHDDYMYLVAKENMTTLPSAALFIIRYHSFYSLHKSGAYKHLMNEEDVENLKWLHVFNRYDLYSKSKVRIDVEKVKPYYLSLIEKYFPSKLRW